A window from Vanessa cardui chromosome 21, ilVanCard2.1, whole genome shotgun sequence encodes these proteins:
- the LOC124539003 gene encoding uncharacterized protein LOC124539003, whose translation MFSLLWILSIFAIFVADVRTGALQQRDLSPRRCHHCAHKARCELDSSPVVCPAGQPLCATVASAPNFTSTLTCATASESPCSLIYNSKLALEMTCICNDHLCNAPYSSQFRNELLNFSTQIPANTSTELTETFLKSSFFANVTKMELYETITIVRDAEEKKTTFFSAQSTTVGLTSIGVAEDVPPRAEALKHEATVPPDDDEDEVEGSGNFEETKSQAAAPAAPSSYLPAEENKVASVIVNTYLLALTIFYPHAIW comes from the exons atgttttcgttGTTGTGGATTTTAAGCATTTTCGCAATTTTTGTGGCAGACGTGCGAACCGGTGCTTTACAGCAGAGAG ATTTATCGCCTCGTAGATGCCACCACTGTGCTCACAAAGCACGCTGTGAGCTCGACAGTTCGCCTGTCGTGTGTCCAGCTGGGCAGCCATTATGCGCCACCGTGGCGAGTGCACCCA ACTTTACATCTACACTTACCTGCGCAACTGCAAGCGAGTCACCttgttcattaatttataattcgaaaTTGGCACTAGAGATGACCTGTATATGCAACGATCACCTCTGCAACGCGCCGTACTCCTCTCAGTTTCGAAATGAGCTACTCAATTTTTCAACGCAAATCCCTGCCAACACTAGCACCGAGCTCACCGAAACGTTTCTAAAATCCTCTTTTTTTGCGAACGTGACTAAAATGGAATTGTATGAAACGATAACCATTGTTAGAGACGCGGAGGAAAAAAAGACGACGTTTTTTTCCGCTCAATCAACGACGGTAGGTTTAACATCAATTGGTGTTGCTGAAGACGTCCCTCCGCGGGCTGAAGCCTTGAAGCATGAGGCCACCGTTCCACCTGATGATGATGAGGATGAGGTCGAGGGCAGCGGAAATTTCGAAGAGACAAAGTCTCAAGCGGCAGCGCCCGCCGCTCCTAGTTCTTACTTACCAGCTGAAGAAAATAAAGTTGCCTCCGTAATTGTAAACACATATTTATTAGCATTGACAATATTTTATCCACATGCGATATGGTAA